The following coding sequences are from one Zalophus californianus isolate mZalCal1 chromosome 15, mZalCal1.pri.v2, whole genome shotgun sequence window:
- the FAM241B gene encoding protein FAM241B, with protein MVRILANGEIVQDDDPRVRNSLPSRGSTPRQSFLNRGHGAPLGGSGPRQQQAGARLGAAPSPFNDLNRQLVNMGFPQWHLGNHAVEPVTSILLLFLLMMLGVRGLLLVGFIYLVSHLSQR; from the exons ATGGTGCGGATCTTGGCCAATGGGGAAATTGTGCAGGATGACGACCCCCGCGTGAGGAACAGTCTCCCCTCGCGTGGTAGCACCCCCCGACAG AGCTTTCTCAATAGGGGCCATGGCGCCCCCCTGGGGGGCTCGGGCCCTCGCCAGCAGCAGGCTGGGGCTAGGCTGGGTGCTGCTCCGTCCCCCTTCAATGACCTCAACCGGCAGCTGGTGAACATGGGCTTCCCCCAGTGGCATCTGGGCAACCATGCTGTGGAGCCAGTGACCTCCAtcctgctcctcttcctgctcatgaTGCTCGGCGTGCGCGGACTCCTGCTGGTGGGCTTCATTTACCTGGTGTCCCACCTGAGTCAGCGGTGA